In Pseudocalidococcus azoricus BACA0444, the genomic stretch AACATTGAACCCTCAAAAGGAGGAATAGAGCATCCAAAAATAGAAAAGTAATTAACATCAGATCATCCTTAAAAACGTTCCGGTTCGATAATCACCATCATTAAATAAATTCCCAGGCCCACAACTAGAACTAATAATCCTCCGATGGCATAGGCATTTCTCCGTTCTAATCCTGTTTGAGTGGCAGCATAAACTCCCTCGGCTAACAGTAATTGCAGCAACAATAGAGTGAAAATTGTCAGAAATCGGTTCCGGCCTTTCGGAGAAAGATCAGGCAGATTGAGGGAGTTGAGTCGTGGCCAACTCTTGATCCTTAAATTTGCATCAGAATGCTTTAACATGATTTACCTCAATATCTTAAACAATACCAACGTTGCCAATCAAAACATCAATAACTTTAATGGCAATAAACGGCGCAATAATTCCCCCCAGGCCATAGATCAAAATATTTCGCTGTAACAGTTGATTGGCAGTTAAGGGGCGAAAATTAACTCCTTTCAAGGCCAGCGGAATTAAGGCCGGAATAATCAAGGCATTATAAATCAGAGCCGACAAGACGGCAGATTCAGGACTTTTTAAACCCATAATGTTCAACGCGCCAATCCCGACAGCAGCAAACATGGCCGGAATAATCGCAAAATACTTAGCAATGTCATTGGCGAGTGAAAAGGTGGTTAATGCGCCTCTTGTAATCAATAATTGTTTGCCAATCGTGATTAAATCAATCAGCTTAGTGGGGTCAGAATCTAAATCCACCATGTTGGCGGCTTCTTTGGCGGCTTGAGTTCCCGAGTTCATCGCTAATCCGACATTGGCCTGGGCTAAAGCCGGAGCATCATTGGTTCCATCCCCGGTCATGGCCACTAGTTTGCCCGCGGCTTGTTCCTGTTGAATCACCCGAATTTTATCTTCCGGTGTCGCCTCGGCAATAAAGTCATCGACCCCCGCTTCTTGGGCAATGTATTGAGCCGTAATCCGGTTATCGCCTGTGAGCATGACGGTTTTGACTCCCATCCGCCGCAATTGGGCAAAGCGTTCTCGAATGCCTGGCTTAATCATATCCTTGAGGTAAATCACCCCATAAATGTCTTGATCCTGGCAGACGGCCAAGGGCGTTCCCCCTTGACGGGAAATGGTTTCAAAAGCGGTTTCCACATCTGCCGTGGCCTGCCCTCCCCGTGAACGAACAAAGCCCCGAATCGCATCCACGGCCCCTTTACGAAATTCTGTGCCTTGGGGTAAATCGGTGCCACTCATCCGGGTGCGAGCAGAAAATTCAACCCCGGTGGCCGTTTCTAAAGGGAAGTCAACCTTAGCACCCAACTGTTCAGCCAGACGGACAATAGATTTCCCTTCAGGAGTGGTGTCAAACAGACTGGCA encodes the following:
- a CDS encoding potassium-transporting ATPase subunit F, whose amino-acid sequence is MLKHSDANLRIKSWPRLNSLNLPDLSPKGRNRFLTIFTLLLLQLLLAEGVYAATQTGLERRNAYAIGGLLVLVVGLGIYLMMVIIEPERF